In a genomic window of Lycium ferocissimum isolate CSIRO_LF1 chromosome 9, AGI_CSIRO_Lferr_CH_V1, whole genome shotgun sequence:
- the LOC132029790 gene encoding non-specific lipid-transfer protein 1-like, with translation MHDKRNHTSLAISTMLNKQLLHLLLVCIAVAVTTTTTAASTAAEDATVTCNTVYNDLEPCLGYVLGGGPSVPSECCSGIKSLLRAARTTADRQSACKCVKSVASSATGQQISRAAKIPGICKANVPFKINANVDCSKIK, from the coding sequence ATGCATGATAAGAGAAATCACACATCCCTGGCCATCTCCACAATGCTAAACAAGCAACTACTTCATTTGCTTCTCGTCTGCATAGCGGTGGCCGTGACCACCACCACGACGGCTGCATCTACAGCTGCTGAGGATGCAACGGTCACGTGCAACACAGTTTATAACGACCTTGAACCATGTCTTGGCTATGTGTTAGGTGGTGGACCTAGCGTGCCATCAGAATGCTGCAGTGGGATTAAATCTCTCCTTAGAGCTGCGCGTACCACAGCTGACCGCCAGAGCGCTTGCAAATGCGTGAAGAGTGTTGCTTCAAGCGCTACAGGACAGCAAATCAGCCGTGCTGCTAAAATCCCTGGAATTTGTAAGGCCAATGTTCCTTTCAAGATTAATGCAAATGTTGATTGCTCTAAGATCAAATAA